From the Streptomonospora nanhaiensis genome, the window TGCGCACGTAGCCGGGGCTGATGCAGTTGGAGGTCACACCGTGGGGGGCGCCCTCGATCGCGGCGACCTTGGAGAAGCCCTCCAGGCCGTGCTTGGCGGTCACGTAGGCGGACTTGTAGGCGGAGGCGCGCAGGCCGTGCACCGAGGAGATGTTGACGATCCGGCCCCAGCCGCGCTCGTACATGTGGGGCAGGGCGGCCCGGACGAGGCGGAAGGGCGCCTCGACCATGAGGCGCAGGATGAGGGAGAACCGCTCGGGCGGGAACTCCTCGATGGGGGCGACCGTCTGCACGCCCGCGTTGTTGACGACGATGTCGGCGCCGCGCGCGACCTCGGCGGCGGCGTCGAGGTCGGTGAGGTCCACCGGGAAGGCCGTGCCCAGGCCCGCGTCGGCGAGCGCCGCGACACCGCCGGCGTCGCGGTCGACCAGCCGCACCTCGGCCCCCGCCGCACGCAGCCGCGCGGCACAGGCCCGCCCGATCCCCCCGGCGGCCCCGGTGACGACGGCCACCCGTCCCCGCAGGTCGGGCCCGGGGGAGGAGACGGCATCGGCGGGAAGAGGCACGGACGCGGCGGCGTCATTCGCCGAAGGCGCGAAGGAGGAGGCCCCGGCGGGTCCACGGGTCGTCATGCCGCCAATGTAGGTTCCCGGAACGAAGGGGCGCATAGCTCACCAACCCATACGAGTGGGTTCGTATGTGTTGAACGGCCCCATACGTGCCCTGCCGCGCCATGCCACGGCCCACGCCCCGA encodes:
- a CDS encoding 3-hydroxybutyrate dehydrogenase; translated protein: MTTRGPAGASSFAPSANDAAASVPLPADAVSSPGPDLRGRVAVVTGAAGGIGRACAARLRAAGAEVRLVDRDAGGVAALADAGLGTAFPVDLTDLDAAAEVARGADIVVNNAGVQTVAPIEEFPPERFSLILRLMVEAPFRLVRAALPHMYERGWGRIVNISSVHGLRASAYKSAYVTAKHGLEGFSKVAAIEGAPHGVTSNCISPGYVRTPLVERQIAEQARAHGIPEDEVVESVLLARTPLKRLIEPDEVAAMAVYLCGPDASFVNGASLTIDGAWSAN